The following is a genomic window from Sinorhizobium fredii NGR234.
CTGCCGGGTCCGATCCCCATCAGGTCCCGGACCTCTTTGGGAATCGTTACCTGGCCCTTGGCGGTGACTGTGGTTGCCATCGGCGTTCCTCAGTAATACTCAATCCTCTAGTGGTATTACCTCAGAGAATGCCTATCAAGCGCAAGGATTGCAAGCGCGGGTCCCTCGCCTCTCTCAATGCTCGTTCACGTGCGTGCCATGCGCATGGATGATCGCCTGGGCTTCCTTGCCGTAGAGCTCCTCGAAATGATCGAAGCTCTTTGCGAAGTAGCCGATGCCCTGCGTCGCCGATCGCAAGGACCGGGCCAGATCTTCGAAGGCGCTGCCGGGGATCAGGGCGCGGAAGATGTCCCATCCCTTCGCCGCCTCGTCGCGGTCGAAGCCGAGCACCTGGCCCTTGAGGGTCGAGACAACAGGCACGAGCGCTCCGGAATAGATCGACGGCACATGGATCTCCACCCGGAAGATCGGCTGCAGCAGCACGGCGGCGGCCTGCGACAGCGCCTGCCGCACGCCGAGCTTGCCGGCTGTCCGGAAGGCATATTCCGAACTGTCGACGGAATGGTGCTGGCCGTCGGTCAACAGCACGCCGACGTCGATCGTCTTGAAACCGAGCGGCCCCTTGTCCATCGCCTCGCGGGCGCCCGCCTCGACGGCCGGGATGAAATTCCGCGGTACCGCGCCGCCCTTGACGGTTTCGGCAAAGGAGAACCCCTCGCCGCGCCCGTTCGGATGGACGCTCAGCTTGACGTCCGCGAACTGGCCGGCCCCGCCGGTCTGCTTGCGGTGGCGGTAGTGGACCTCCGCCGATTTCGAGATGGTCTCCCTATAGACCGGGCTCGGCGGCCGCTCGCTCACCTCAACGTGGAAAACTTCGGAAAGCGTCCTGCAGATGTCGCGCAGATGCACCGGCCCCTGAACGCTGACCAGCTGCGCGCCGGTTCCCTCCTCCTGCATGACCGTCAGGCCGCGATCGGTTTCGGCGAGTTTCGCCAGGGTTTCGGAAAGCTTGTTCTCGTCGCGCTCGCTTTCCGGCACCAGGATCCGTTCGAGAATCGGCGTCGGGGGTGCCGTCCAGTCCGGCGGCGCCACCGTCGCATGCGGGGTCAGCAAGGCGGGTACCCTCAGGTGATCCGATTTCACCGCCCCGAAAATCTGGCCCGCCACGGTGATGCCGCTCGCCATCGCCCGGCCGCTCGCCGGGTCCTGGAGCGCTCCGAGACCGGAGCCGCCGAGCACCGCTCCCTGCTTCACGCCGTTCTGAAGCGCCCGGGCGACAACCGTCTTGCCGACGCTCTGCCGGTGGTAGGCGTGGAAGCTGACGGCCGTCAGCGTCGCCTCGTCGATGCCGGCGGATGCGGCAAGCCGCTTGCGCAGCACATCGGGGCGCGGCGCCTCGTGGCGCAACGCCTTCATCAGCCGCATGATGCCGTTGCTGTGGCTGGCGGCGCCGAGCAGCACCGGGATGATCTTGTTCTCGTTCAGGACCCGGGTGGAGATCGCGTAAATGGTGTCGCTCGCCGGCTCGCGGTCCTCGATCAGTTCCTCCAGCAGCCAGTCGTCGAACTCCGAAAGATGCTCCAGCAGCTCGGTGCGCGCCTCGTGTTCGCGCTCGATCGCGCTCTCGGGTATTTCGAAAAGCGACGACGTCTGGCCTTCGCGATAGCGCCAGGCGCGCTCCGAGATGAGGTCGCAACTGCCGATGATCTTGTCGCCGTCGCGGATCGGAATCTGGCGCAGGACGAGCGGGCGGCTGCAATAGTCCTGCAGCGCCGCCACCACGTCCCTCAGCCGGCCGCGCGGCTCGTCCATGCGGTTGACGAAGAGGATGCAGGGCGTGCCGGAGGCCTCGATCGCCCTGAGATAAGGCGCGGCAAGCACCGCCTCGTCGAGGACCGGCGAAACGCAGAGAACGCAGGCGTCGCTCGCCAGCAGCGCGTCCTGCGCATGGGCAAGCGCTTCGTTGTTGCCCGGCACGTCGAGAGCACACCAG
Proteins encoded in this region:
- a CDS encoding elongation factor G codes for the protein MRCFTVLGPSQIGKSTLVERLGSLEGEPKKSVSPYGLSITEFDFGGEAWCALDVPGNNEALAHAQDALLASDACVLCVSPVLDEAVLAAPYLRAIEASGTPCILFVNRMDEPRGRLRDVVAALQDYCSRPLVLRQIPIRDGDKIIGSCDLISERAWRYREGQTSSLFEIPESAIEREHEARTELLEHLSEFDDWLLEELIEDREPASDTIYAISTRVLNENKIIPVLLGAASHSNGIMRLMKALRHEAPRPDVLRKRLAASAGIDEATLTAVSFHAYHRQSVGKTVVARALQNGVKQGAVLGGSGLGALQDPASGRAMASGITVAGQIFGAVKSDHLRVPALLTPHATVAPPDWTAPPTPILERILVPESERDENKLSETLAKLAETDRGLTVMQEEGTGAQLVSVQGPVHLRDICRTLSEVFHVEVSERPPSPVYRETISKSAEVHYRHRKQTGGAGQFADVKLSVHPNGRGEGFSFAETVKGGAVPRNFIPAVEAGAREAMDKGPLGFKTIDVGVLLTDGQHHSVDSSEYAFRTAGKLGVRQALSQAAAVLLQPIFRVEIHVPSIYSGALVPVVSTLKGQVLGFDRDEAAKGWDIFRALIPGSAFEDLARSLRSATQGIGYFAKSFDHFEELYGKEAQAIIHAHGTHVNEH